From the Solanum lycopersicum chromosome 10, SLM_r2.1 genome, one window contains:
- the LOC138338729 gene encoding uncharacterized protein yields MDGFSSIAAPLTAFMKKKSKFECTETCERSFQELNLLEVKKDQYLDLVFMELKDSVLININKSFTLGDDGIHMYQDRLCVPDEDHLRTKIIVEAHGIPYIQTSWLFLNTRRQYDSILVIVDWITMSADFIPLKSTYKPEDYARFYIDEITDGKVEHTIKTLEDMLRSCVIDFSGSWDDHMRFIEFSYNNSYYSRIGTTPFEALKRKLSPRYVWPYEILQCIGVVAYELALPAGLAFVHPIFHVSMLKKFLGDPISILSMECLEIDEDLSYEEVPVEILDR; encoded by the exons ATGGATggcttttcttccattgctgccccactGACAGCTTTCATGAAGAAAAAGTCCAAGTTCGAGTGTACGGAGACTTGTGAGAGGAGTTTCCAAGAGCTTAATCTAC ttgaagtcaagaaggATCAGTATCTCGATCTAGTTTTCATGGAGTTGAAGGACTCagtattgataaatataaataagtcTTTCACTTTAGGAGATGACGGCATACATATGTATCAGGACAGGCTATGTGTACCAGATGAGGATCATTTGCGAACCAAGATTATTGTAGAGGCCCATGGTATTCCATACATTCAG ACTTCATGGTTATTTCTGAATACTAGGAGACAGTATGACTCCATATTGGTTATTGTGGACTGGATAACTATGTCTGCCGACTTTATACCTTTGAAGTCTACTTACAAACCCGAGGATTATGCAAGattctacattgatgagatt actgatgggaaGGTAGAGCACACCATAAAGACATTGGAAGATATGTTGAGATcctgtgtgattgatttcagtggtagttgggatgatcataTGCGTTTTATAGagttctcatataataatagctattaCTCCAGGATTGGGACAACAccgtttgaggcatt GAAgaggaagctcagtccgaggtACGTTTGGCCATACGAGATCCTGCAATGTATAGGTGTtgtggcctatgagttggcattACCGGCAGGGCTAGCTTTTGTCCATCCAATCTTCCATGTATCCATGTTAAAGAAGTTCCTAGGTGATCCAATATCTATTCTATCGATGGAATGTTTGGAGATCGATGAAGACTTGTCCTACGAGGAGGTACCTGTTGAAATCTTAGACAGATAG